In a genomic window of Salvelinus sp. IW2-2015 unplaced genomic scaffold, ASM291031v2 Un_scaffold967, whole genome shotgun sequence:
- the LOC112069300 gene encoding E3 ubiquitin-protein ligase TRIM11, producing MLKESGLHPITKPTHPVQTRHSFFLLLRRNKMATGGLSREHFICSVCLXVFSNPVTIPCGHNFCQGCIQAYWNKGECSCPLCMRQFAQRPELAMNHVLDALSNTLRLEEPHSDPAKISIPPRKMAGKCTAIPEDLGQPRDVNTLCGEHGQPLSLFCLDDKALICAZCDSLGHKTHKTTPAEEQIPQIKQRLLKELLAKKNKVCTVKTEILKAKNTMESFKISANLQKQEQQTNFTMLISAITEGQKQLMDSMEEKENEMLLKAESEVQKMEKRFKSLEDEVTGIELTLQGEEPGRLLQDYNALQKGSVDASPYCVSLDPEERLVQAGKLREMLHMEVDRIWKDQGSAARTALLVDPTAFRCSLSTLKQYEKTITLDPKSVGRQIWLSLDMTSARNTYPHIQPHXLHPERLKQSEMVRGTQGFSRGCHFWQVXFMNLPSGSQEDSYYEVGVMYKENAGKMKESWRIRFSTSLSKPHAEAYSGETAHTITTVNKCLSSIYIYLDYDSGIXAVYGNVSNTVGNINKMNLNRVYSFNTKFSEPLYPMFVIPKGADIRXN from the exons ATGTTGAAAGAATCTGGGCTACACCCTATTACCAAACCCACACATCCTGTACAGACTCGCCACTCATTCTTCCTGCTCCTGCGTCGAAACAAAATGGCGACGGGTGGTTTATCTCGGGAGCATTttatctgctctgtctgtctcgYTGTCTTCTCCAACCCCGTCACTATTCCCTGTGGACACAACTTCTGCCAGGGATGCATACAGGCCTACTGGAACAAAGGGGAGTGCAGCTGCCCTCTGTGTATGAGACAGTTCGCTCAGAGACCTGAGCTGGCCATGAACCATGTTCTAGACGCCCTGTCCAACACMCTCAGATTGGAGGAGCCACATTCGGACCCGGCGAAAATCTCCATTCCTCCCAGGAAAATGGCAGGGAAGTGTACAGCTATACCTGAAGACCTGGGCCAGCCAAGGGATGTGAACACATTATGTGGTGAACATGGTCaacctctgtctctgttctgcctGGATGATAAGGCTCTGATCTGCGCTSAATGTGACTCTCTGGGTCATAAGACCCACAAAACCACACCTGCAGAGGAACAGATCCCCCAAATCAAG CAGAGACTGCTAAAAGAGCTGCTTGCCAAAAAGAACAARGTGTGCACGGTAAAGACGGAGATTCTCAAAGCGAAGAACACCATGGAGTCATTCAAG ATCTCTGCCAATCTACAGAAACAAGAGCAGCAGACAAATTTCACCATGCTGATCTCAGCCATCACAGAGGGCCAGAAACAACTGATGGACTcaatggaggagaaagagaacgagatgCTGCTGAAAGCGGAGAGTGAGGTACAGAAGATGGAGAAGAGATTCAAGAGCTTGGAGGATGAGGTCACTGGGATAGAGCTCACATTGCAGGGTGAAGAACCTGGGAGGTTGCTTCAG GATTACAATGCCCTGCAGAAAGGCTCAGTTGATGCATCTCCCTACTGTGTCAGTCTGGACCCAGAGGAGAGACTTGTTCAGGCAGGAAAACTCAGAGAGAtgctccacatggaggtggacaGGATCTGGAAGG ACCAAGGTTCTGCCGCTAGGACAGCTTTACTTGTAGATCCTACAGCTTTTAGGTGTTCACTGTCAACACTGAAACAAT ATGAAAAGACCATCACCTTGGATCCCAARTCTGTCGGGAGACAAATCTGGCTATCTCTTGACATGACCAGTGCTAGGAACACATACCCACACATCCAGCCCCACASCCTCCACCCAGAGAGGCTCAAACAGAGTGAAATGGTGAGGGGCACTCAAGGCTTCAGTAGAGGCTGCCACTTCTGGCAAGTGTKCTTTATGAATCTTCCCAGTGGATCACAGGAGGACTCGTATTATGAGGTTGGGGTGATGTACAAGGAAAACGCTGGCAAAATGAAGGAGAGTTGGCGTATACGGTTTTCCACCTCTCTGTCTAAGCCACATGCTGAGGCATATTCAGGTGAGACAGCTCATACCATAACCACTGTTAACAAGTGTCTTAGCAGCATTTACATTTATTTAGACTATGACTCTGGAATCRTTGCTGTGTACGGTAATGTATCAAATACTGtaggaaatataaataaaatgaacTTAAATCGTGTTTACTCTTTCAACACCAAATTCAGTGAACCTCTGTACCCCATGTTTGTAATCCCTAAAGGGGCAGATATTAGGTTKAATTAG